In one Paracoccus everestensis genomic region, the following are encoded:
- a CDS encoding chorismate mutase, with translation MQIDDISDMATLRSHIDAVDEQLITLLARRHALIAQAARIKERIGLPARIDDRVEEVVANAGRHAASRGLDPALIQNIWRQLVEAAIAQEDRFLNGDRP, from the coding sequence ATGCAGATCGACGACATTTCGGACATGGCAACGCTGCGCAGCCATATCGACGCGGTGGACGAACAGCTGATCACGCTTCTGGCGCGGCGCCACGCCCTGATCGCTCAGGCGGCCCGGATCAAGGAACGGATCGGCCTTCCCGCCCGCATCGACGACCGGGTCGAGGAAGTTGTCGCAAATGCAGGCCGCCATGCCGCATCGCGCGGACTGGATCCCGCGCTGATCCAGAATATCTGGCGGCAACTGGTCGAAGCTGCCATTGCGCAGGAAGATCGCTTTCTGAACGGAGACCGCCCGTGA
- the ftsH gene encoding ATP-dependent zinc metalloprotease FtsH has translation MGNARNLAFWVVLFLMILALFNLFSDGATTMNSRQISYSDFIQRVDNDQIAAVTIDGEELAVTGTDGNQYATIRPQGEDIADRLIAKSVDVKVTPQQQSGFMSLLGVWLPFILLIGVWIFFMNRMQGGGKGGAMGFGKSRAKLLTEKHGRVTFDDVAGIDEAKEELEEIVEFLRNPQKFSRLGGKIPKGALLVGPPGTGKTLLARAIAGEAGVPFFTISGSDFVEMFVGVGASRVRDMFEQAKKSAPCIVFIDEIDAVGRARGVGIGGGNDEREQTLNQLLVEMDGFEANEGIIIVAATNRRDVLDPALLRPGRFDRQIHVPNPDIKGREKILSVHARKVPVGPDVDLRIIARGTPGFSGADLMNLVNEAALTAARIGRRFVSMEDFENAKDKVMLGVERRSMVLTPEQKEKTAYHEAGHAVVGLSLPKCDPVYKATIIPRGGALGMVVSLPEMDRLNFHKDEAKQKLTMTMAGKAAEIIKYGEEGVSNGPAGDIQQASQLARAMVMRWGMSDKVGNIDYAEAHEGYNGSTGGFSISAATKELIEQEVRDLIEEAYQEAYRILVEKEAEFERMAQGLLEYETLTGEEIGKILRGEPLGGDDDTPSSLIPSVTAIPKAGKPAPGGDPAPA, from the coding sequence TTGGGCAATGCACGCAACCTGGCCTTTTGGGTCGTCCTGTTTCTGATGATCCTGGCGCTGTTCAATCTGTTCAGCGACGGCGCGACGACCATGAACAGCCGGCAGATCAGCTATTCCGACTTCATCCAGCGGGTCGATAACGACCAGATCGCCGCCGTTACCATCGATGGCGAGGAACTGGCCGTCACCGGCACGGATGGCAACCAGTATGCCACCATCCGCCCCCAGGGCGAGGATATCGCCGACCGCCTGATCGCCAAAAGCGTCGATGTGAAGGTCACGCCCCAGCAGCAATCGGGCTTCATGTCGCTGCTGGGCGTCTGGCTGCCCTTTATCCTGCTGATCGGGGTCTGGATCTTCTTCATGAACCGGATGCAGGGCGGCGGCAAAGGCGGCGCGATGGGCTTTGGCAAGTCGCGCGCCAAGCTGCTGACCGAAAAGCATGGCCGCGTCACCTTTGACGACGTGGCGGGCATCGACGAGGCCAAGGAAGAACTGGAGGAAATCGTCGAATTCCTTCGCAATCCGCAGAAATTCAGCCGCCTGGGCGGCAAGATCCCGAAAGGCGCGCTGCTGGTCGGCCCTCCGGGCACGGGTAAAACGCTGCTGGCCCGCGCCATCGCGGGCGAGGCTGGTGTGCCCTTCTTCACCATCTCGGGGTCCGATTTCGTGGAAATGTTCGTGGGCGTCGGTGCGTCCCGCGTCCGCGATATGTTCGAGCAGGCCAAGAAATCCGCCCCCTGCATTGTCTTCATCGACGAGATCGACGCGGTTGGCCGCGCGCGCGGCGTGGGGATCGGCGGCGGCAACGACGAACGCGAACAGACGCTGAACCAGTTGCTGGTCGAAATGGACGGGTTTGAGGCGAACGAAGGCATCATCATCGTCGCCGCGACCAACCGCCGCGACGTGCTGGACCCGGCCCTGCTGCGTCCCGGCCGGTTCGACCGCCAGATCCACGTACCCAACCCCGACATCAAGGGCCGCGAGAAGATCCTGTCGGTCCATGCCCGCAAGGTGCCCGTCGGCCCCGACGTGGACCTGCGAATCATCGCGCGCGGCACGCCTGGCTTTTCGGGTGCCGACCTGATGAACTTGGTGAACGAGGCTGCCTTGACGGCCGCCCGTATCGGGCGCCGCTTTGTCAGCATGGAAGATTTCGAGAATGCCAAGGACAAGGTAATGCTGGGCGTCGAACGCCGCAGCATGGTCCTGACGCCCGAGCAGAAGGAAAAGACCGCCTATCACGAGGCCGGTCACGCCGTGGTCGGCCTGTCGCTGCCCAAGTGCGACCCGGTCTACAAGGCGACGATCATCCCGCGCGGCGGCGCCTTGGGGATGGTGGTGTCCCTGCCCGAAATGGACCGCCTGAACTTCCACAAGGACGAGGCCAAGCAGAAGCTGACCATGACCATGGCCGGCAAGGCCGCCGAGATCATCAAGTATGGCGAGGAAGGCGTGTCGAACGGCCCCGCCGGAGACATCCAGCAGGCCAGCCAGTTGGCCCGTGCCATGGTGATGCGGTGGGGTATGTCCGACAAGGTCGGCAATATCGATTATGCCGAGGCGCACGAGGGCTATAACGGCTCGACCGGGGGCTTCTCGATTTCGGCGGCGACCAAGGAGCTGATCGAACAGGAGGTCCGCGACCTGATTGAGGAAGCCTATCAGGAAGCCTATCGCATCCTGGTCGAGAAAGAGGCCGAATTCGAACGCATGGCCCAGGGCCTTCTGGAATATGAAACCCTGACGGGCGAGGAGATCGGCAAGATCCTGCGGGGCGAACCGCTTGGCGGCGACGACGACACGCCCAGCAGCCTGATCCCTTCGGTCACGGCGATCCCCAAGGCGGGCAAGCCTGCTCCGGGCGGCGATCCCGCCCCCGCATGA
- the tilS gene encoding tRNA lysidine(34) synthetase TilS: MTLPPADPAFCIHAALDRLAGDLPAMGIAISGGGDSVALMHMVAEWARGRRIMVATVDHGLRPESAAEARQVSRAARALGLPHATLLWQRGTETGNLMANARDARLRLLSGWAQRNNLSAVALGHTADDQAETLLMRLARGSGIDGLASMAEWRDRFGIRWLRPMLGAGRKDLRDWLRARDIGWIDDPSNDNDDFDRIRIRKAIDAMGLDVPALARAANHIHEARDALSHYAAHAAREAVARDGSLTLPRRAYGDAPSEIRRRLIVAACRWITGADYPARRNTVLHALKAIATGHRVTLDGALIEPSGDRIRLFRETAAALRAPDALDGIWDNRWQISGLKPGQHVAALGLGQVARVKWRLAGLARDEAAASPAVWEGDRLVAAPLIRPMAPYDLRPVRDASDFRRLVMAH; this comes from the coding sequence ATGACCCTGCCCCCCGCCGATCCGGCCTTTTGCATTCACGCCGCGCTGGACCGGTTGGCGGGCGACTTGCCCGCCATGGGAATCGCGATCTCGGGGGGGGGCGATTCTGTCGCCCTGATGCACATGGTCGCCGAATGGGCGCGTGGCCGCCGGATCATGGTTGCCACCGTCGATCACGGTCTTCGGCCGGAAAGCGCCGCCGAGGCGCGGCAGGTTTCCCGGGCCGCGCGTGCTCTGGGTCTGCCCCATGCCACGCTGCTGTGGCAGCGCGGCACGGAAACCGGCAATCTGATGGCCAATGCCCGCGACGCCCGGCTGCGGCTTTTGTCAGGCTGGGCGCAGCGCAACAACCTTTCTGCCGTGGCGCTTGGCCACACGGCGGACGACCAGGCCGAAACCTTGCTGATGCGGCTGGCGCGGGGATCGGGCATTGACGGGCTTGCCTCCATGGCGGAATGGCGCGACCGCTTCGGCATCCGCTGGCTTCGCCCGATGCTGGGGGCGGGACGCAAGGATCTGCGCGACTGGCTGCGCGCGCGCGACATCGGCTGGATCGACGATCCCAGCAACGACAACGACGACTTCGACCGCATTCGCATTCGCAAGGCCATCGACGCCATGGGCCTGGATGTCCCCGCCCTGGCCCGTGCCGCCAATCATATCCACGAGGCGCGGGACGCCCTGTCCCACTACGCGGCCCATGCGGCGCGCGAAGCCGTGGCCCGGGACGGCAGCCTGACCCTGCCTCGCCGCGCTTATGGCGATGCCCCGTCCGAAATTCGGCGCCGCCTGATCGTGGCAGCCTGCCGCTGGATCACCGGGGCCGATTACCCGGCCCGCCGCAATACCGTGCTGCACGCGCTGAAGGCCATTGCCACGGGCCACCGGGTCACGCTGGACGGTGCGCTGATCGAACCTTCGGGCGACCGCATCCGCTTGTTTCGCGAAACCGCTGCCGCCCTGCGCGCGCCCGACGCCCTTGACGGCATCTGGGACAATCGCTGGCAGATCAGCGGCCTGAAGCCCGGGCAGCACGTCGCGGCACTTGGCCTGGGCCAGGTCGCCCGGGTCAAGTGGCGCCTGGCGGGCCTTGCCCGGGACGAGGCTGCCGCCAGCCCTGCTGTCTGGGAAGGCGACCGTCTGGTGGCCGCACCCCTGATCCGACCGATGGCGCCCTATGACCTGCGGCCGGTCCGGGATGCGTCAGATTTCCGCAGGCTTGTCATGGCGCATTGA
- a CDS encoding tol-pal system YbgF family protein, translated as MIIRAIAAAALAVTVAWPAFAEEPTLADLRAELTEVRGQLQSLRSELVASGAEGFQAAGGDAAIDRMNAMEQRLARLTDRTEQLGNRIDRITADSQRRIADLEFRLCEMDETCDLSALTTPQPGRVTGGPTAPQTPPQSGKPASVGEQADFDAARQVMASGDFRRAADMFGAVAQTHAGGTLTAEALFLRGAALDSAGDTQGAAAAWLEGFAADPDGPRAAESLLGIARMIEGNGDATAACLYLAEIPARFPESPFATEAETRLSRLACGSNDLGALPAADAADPGGDLAEYQ; from the coding sequence GTGATCATCCGCGCCATCGCCGCAGCCGCCCTGGCCGTGACGGTGGCCTGGCCTGCCTTTGCCGAGGAGCCGACGCTGGCCGATCTGCGGGCCGAACTGACCGAGGTTCGCGGCCAGTTGCAATCGCTGCGGTCCGAACTGGTCGCATCGGGGGCAGAGGGCTTTCAGGCGGCAGGCGGGGATGCCGCCATCGACCGCATGAACGCGATGGAACAGCGCCTGGCGCGGCTGACAGACCGGACCGAGCAGTTGGGAAACCGCATCGACCGCATCACGGCCGATAGCCAGCGCCGCATCGCCGACCTCGAATTCCGCCTGTGCGAGATGGACGAAACCTGCGACTTGTCCGCCCTGACCACGCCGCAGCCCGGGCGCGTGACGGGTGGGCCGACCGCGCCGCAAACGCCCCCCCAAAGCGGCAAGCCCGCATCCGTGGGCGAACAGGCCGATTTCGATGCCGCCCGCCAGGTCATGGCCAGCGGCGATTTCCGCCGGGCCGCCGATATGTTCGGCGCGGTTGCCCAGACCCATGCCGGCGGCACCCTGACCGCCGAGGCGCTGTTCCTGCGAGGCGCGGCCCTGGACAGCGCAGGCGACACCCAAGGCGCCGCGGCCGCCTGGCTGGAAGGCTTTGCAGCCGATCCCGATGGCCCGCGCGCCGCCGAAAGCCTGTTGGGCATCGCCCGGATGATCGAGGGCAACGGGGATGCAACTGCGGCCTGCCTGTATCTGGCCGAGATCCCTGCCCGCTTTCCCGAATCCCCCTTTGCGACCGAGGCCGAGACTCGGCTGAGCCGGCTTGCTTGCGGCAGCAACGACTTGGGCGCCCTGCCGGCCGCCGATGCCGCCGATCCCGGGGGCGATTTGGCCGAATACCAATAG
- the pal gene encoding peptidoglycan-associated lipoprotein Pal yields the protein MIAWKKPAAVVLLLSLAACAQPAPPVTQTVMDPYASADGGALYQGDLAGGTLGAEATAQYFNTTVGNTVLFAANQTALTAEARGILARQAEWLNRHTNFTAVVQGHAEETGTREYNLALGARRASSVQEYLIAQGVASDRLRTLSFGKERPREVCSDEACYANNRRAVTVVSATGAGS from the coding sequence ATGATCGCCTGGAAAAAGCCCGCTGCCGTTGTTCTGCTGCTGTCCCTTGCCGCCTGCGCGCAGCCCGCGCCGCCGGTCACGCAGACCGTGATGGACCCCTATGCCAGCGCCGACGGGGGCGCGCTGTATCAGGGCGATCTGGCCGGCGGCACCCTGGGGGCCGAGGCGACGGCGCAGTATTTCAACACCACCGTCGGCAATACGGTGCTGTTCGCGGCGAACCAGACCGCCCTGACGGCCGAGGCGCGCGGCATCCTGGCCCGCCAGGCCGAGTGGCTGAACCGCCACACGAATTTCACTGCCGTGGTCCAGGGCCATGCCGAGGAAACCGGCACCCGCGAATACAACCTGGCCCTTGGCGCGCGCCGGGCCAGTTCGGTCCAGGAATACCTGATCGCGCAGGGAGTGGCCTCGGACCGGTTGCGCACGCTGAGCTTTGGCAAGGAACGCCCCCGAGAGGTCTGCTCGGACGAGGCCTGCTATGCCAACAACCGCCGCGCCGTGACTGTGGTCAGCGCCACGGGGGCCGGATCGTGA
- the tolB gene encoding Tol-Pal system beta propeller repeat protein TolB: protein MLRTLTLTLSMALAAASTALPALAQDGPLKIEITDGVTEPMAIAIPAFHGDAEVAGRIRDVVAADLTGTGLFREIPRDAQVARPGSFGEAIAYEDWRAVNAQALVAAEVTQAGDAISVKFRLFDVYAGQAQGDGMQFDARAGDWRRAAHKIADQIYARLTGEQPYFDSRVAFVQETGPKDARIKRIGVMDYDGQNILWMTDSSSLVLAPQFSRDGRRLVYTSFDSGFPQIRVMEVATVASRALTQDANSMAFSPRFSPDGRWIAYSREQGGNTDIWLMDAASGAQRALVQSPAIDTAPSFSPDGQRIVFESDRSGNPQLYVVGVNGGEPTRISFGDGRYGSPAWSPKGDLIAFTKQVGNQFHIATMRTDGSGEKTLTGSFLDESPTWAPNGRVVMFTRVAPGGNGQPKLHSVDITGRNMRPLSLDFAASDPSWGPLMP from the coding sequence ATGCTTCGGACGCTGACCCTGACTCTGTCGATGGCCCTTGCCGCCGCATCGACCGCCCTGCCCGCCCTGGCTCAAGACGGGCCCTTGAAGATCGAGATCACCGACGGCGTGACCGAACCGATGGCGATCGCCATCCCTGCCTTTCACGGCGATGCCGAGGTGGCGGGGCGTATCCGCGACGTGGTGGCGGCCGACCTGACCGGCACGGGCCTGTTCCGGGAAATCCCGCGCGATGCGCAGGTCGCCCGCCCTGGCAGCTTTGGCGAGGCGATCGCCTACGAGGACTGGCGCGCGGTCAACGCTCAGGCGCTTGTCGCGGCCGAGGTGACGCAGGCGGGCGATGCGATCAGCGTCAAGTTCCGACTGTTCGACGTTTATGCAGGCCAGGCGCAGGGCGACGGGATGCAGTTCGACGCCCGTGCGGGCGATTGGCGCCGCGCCGCGCACAAGATCGCCGACCAGATCTATGCCCGGCTGACCGGGGAACAGCCCTATTTCGACAGCCGCGTGGCCTTTGTGCAGGAAACCGGTCCCAAGGACGCGCGGATCAAGCGCATCGGGGTGATGGATTACGACGGCCAGAACATTCTGTGGATGACCGACAGTTCGTCCCTGGTGCTGGCGCCGCAATTTTCGCGCGACGGGCGGCGGCTGGTTTACACCAGCTTTGACAGCGGCTTTCCGCAAATCCGCGTGATGGAGGTGGCGACGGTTGCGTCCCGCGCGCTGACGCAGGACGCAAACAGCATGGCGTTCTCGCCCCGGTTCAGCCCGGATGGACGCTGGATCGCTTATTCCCGCGAACAGGGCGGCAATACCGACATCTGGCTGATGGATGCGGCATCGGGCGCGCAACGGGCGCTGGTGCAGTCGCCCGCCATCGACACTGCCCCCAGCTTCAGCCCCGACGGGCAGCGGATCGTGTTCGAATCCGACCGCTCGGGCAATCCGCAGCTGTATGTCGTGGGCGTGAACGGGGGCGAGCCGACACGGATCAGCTTTGGCGACGGGCGTTACGGATCGCCCGCCTGGTCGCCCAAGGGCGACCTGATCGCATTCACCAAGCAGGTCGGCAACCAGTTTCACATCGCCACGATGCGGACAGATGGGTCGGGCGAAAAGACCTTGACCGGATCTTTCCTTGACGAGTCCCCGACCTGGGCGCCCAATGGCCGCGTCGTGATGTTCACGCGGGTCGCGCCGGGCGGGAACGGCCAGCCCAAGCTGCATTCGGTAGACATCACCGGGCGCAATATGCGACCGCTGAGCCTTGACTTTGCCGCCTCGGATCCCTCTTGGGGTCCGTTGATGCCTTGA
- a CDS encoding ExbD/TolR family protein translates to MSGAVVKRVSRKGRGRRRNAPMSEINVTPFVDVMLVLLVIFMVAAPLMTAGVPLNLPQTAATAVPTEPEEPLVISIPADGDVMLMDAPVAQDQIVTRLREILAGRESQRVFLRADGAIPYARVVQVMGALNAAGLSDIVLVTDTGGPRMDG, encoded by the coding sequence ATGTCGGGCGCCGTCGTCAAGCGGGTCAGCCGCAAGGGCCGGGGACGCAGGCGCAATGCGCCGATGTCGGAAATCAACGTCACGCCCTTTGTGGACGTGATGCTGGTGCTGCTGGTGATCTTCATGGTGGCCGCGCCCCTGATGACGGCGGGCGTGCCGCTGAACCTGCCGCAGACCGCCGCCACCGCCGTGCCCACGGAGCCCGAGGAGCCACTGGTCATCTCGATCCCCGCCGATGGCGACGTGATGCTGATGGATGCGCCGGTGGCGCAGGACCAGATCGTCACCCGGCTGCGCGAAATCCTGGCCGGGCGCGAAAGCCAGCGGGTGTTCCTGCGCGCGGATGGCGCGATCCCCTATGCCCGCGTGGTGCAGGTGATGGGCGCGCTGAACGCGGCGGGGCTGTCCGATATCGTGCTGGTGACGGATACCGGCGGGCCAAGGATGGACGGATAG
- the tolQ gene encoding protein TolQ — MEPIQAAQALDFSLMALFARASLTVQVVMVLLIVASVWAWAIIIQKFLAFAQARKEAARFDRSFWSGEPLDDLYDRLGDRPSGASERIFAAGMTEWRRSHRDDGALIPGGTARIDRAMNVAIQREESRLFRGLSFLATVGSTAPFIGLFGTVWGIKTAFEGIAMSQDTSLAVVAPGIAEALLATALGLLAAIPAVVFYNKLSGDAERVTGNWEAFADEFSTLLSRQMDEA; from the coding sequence ATGGAACCGATCCAGGCCGCGCAGGCCCTTGATTTCTCGTTGATGGCGCTGTTTGCGCGCGCCTCGCTGACGGTGCAGGTGGTGATGGTGCTGCTGATCGTCGCGTCGGTCTGGGCCTGGGCAATCATCATCCAGAAATTCCTTGCCTTTGCGCAGGCCCGAAAGGAAGCCGCCCGCTTCGATCGCAGCTTTTGGTCGGGCGAACCCTTGGACGACCTGTATGACCGCCTTGGCGACCGGCCCTCGGGCGCGTCGGAACGCATCTTCGCCGCGGGCATGACCGAATGGCGGCGCAGCCACCGCGACGATGGCGCGCTGATCCCCGGCGGCACGGCCCGCATCGACCGCGCCATGAACGTGGCCATCCAGCGCGAGGAATCGCGTCTGTTTCGGGGCCTGTCCTTCCTCGCGACCGTTGGATCCACCGCGCCCTTCATCGGGCTGTTCGGCACCGTCTGGGGCATCAAGACGGCGTTCGAGGGCATCGCTATGTCCCAAGACACCAGTCTGGCCGTCGTGGCCCCCGGCATTGCCGAGGCGCTGCTGGCAACCGCCCTGGGCCTGCTGGCCGCGATCCCGGCGGTCGTTTTCTACAACAAGCTTTCGGGCGACGCGGAACGCGTGACCGGGAACTGGGAAGCCTTCGCCGACGAATTCTCGACCCTGCTCTCGCGCCAGATGGACGAGGCCTAG
- the ybgC gene encoding tol-pal system-associated acyl-CoA thioesterase produces the protein MHALSVRVYYEDTDLAGIVYYANYLKFIERGRSEWLRDRGIDQVALKVASGHVFAVRRVEADYLRPARFDDLLTVETVLSHMTAARIVVEQAVRRGDDLLFTARVTLACLDAGGRPARLPRTLAAALAAG, from the coding sequence ATGCACGCACTGTCCGTCCGCGTTTATTACGAGGATACCGACCTTGCCGGGATCGTCTATTATGCGAATTACCTGAAATTCATCGAGCGCGGACGGTCGGAATGGCTGCGCGACAGGGGCATCGACCAGGTTGCGCTGAAGGTTGCCAGCGGCCATGTCTTTGCCGTTCGCCGGGTCGAGGCGGACTATCTGCGCCCTGCCCGTTTCGACGACCTTCTGACGGTGGAAACGGTGCTTTCGCATATGACCGCCGCGCGGATCGTCGTGGAACAGGCCGTCCGGCGCGGGGATGATCTGCTGTTCACGGCGCGGGTGACGCTGGCCTGCCTGGACGCCGGGGGCCGCCCCGCGCGGCTGCCAAGAACCTTGGCGGCTGCCTTGGCGGCCGGGTGA
- a CDS encoding 3-oxoacid CoA-transferase subunit B: MAWDRNQMAARAAQELEDGWYVNLGIGIPTLVANYVGDKDITLQSENGMLGMGPFPFEGDEDPDLINAGKQTITELNRTAYFDSATSFGMIRGGKIAAAILGAMEVAENGDLANWMIPGKLVKGMGGAMDLVAGVGRVIVVMDHTNKAGESKVLRECTLPLTGKGVVDRIITNLGVLDVVPGGLKIVECAEGVTEDELRKATEATIVD; the protein is encoded by the coding sequence ATGGCTTGGGACCGCAACCAGATGGCCGCGCGTGCGGCGCAGGAACTGGAAGACGGCTGGTACGTGAACCTCGGCATCGGCATTCCGACGCTGGTCGCCAACTATGTGGGCGACAAGGACATCACGTTGCAATCCGAAAACGGGATGCTGGGGATGGGACCCTTCCCATTCGAGGGCGACGAAGATCCCGACCTGATCAATGCGGGCAAGCAGACCATCACGGAACTGAACCGCACCGCCTATTTCGACAGCGCGACCAGCTTTGGCATGATCCGGGGCGGCAAGATCGCGGCTGCGATCTTGGGCGCCATGGAAGTGGCCGAGAATGGCGATCTGGCGAACTGGATGATCCCTGGCAAGCTGGTCAAGGGCATGGGCGGCGCCATGGATCTGGTCGCGGGCGTGGGCCGGGTGATCGTGGTCATGGACCACACCAACAAGGCTGGCGAGTCGAAGGTGCTGCGCGAATGCACCCTGCCCCTGACCGGCAAGGGCGTGGTGGACCGCATCATCACCAACCTGGGCGTGCTGGACGTGGTGCCCGGTGGACTGAAGATCGTCGAATGCGCGGAAGGCGTGACCGAGGACGAACTGCGCAAAGCTACCGAAGCAACGATCGTCGACTGA
- a CDS encoding CoA transferase subunit A → MKKVYATASDALEGLLHDGMFIAAGGFGLCGIPELLIAAIRDAGTKDLTVASNNCGVDDFGLGVLLQTRQIRKMISSYVGENAEFMRQYLSGELELEFNPQGTLAERMRAGGCGIPGFYTKTGVGTVIAEGKEVKTFDGQDYILERGIVADLSIVKAWKADDTGNLVFRKTARNFNPPAAMCGRVCVAEVEEIVPRGSLDPDMIHLPGIYVHRIVQGQHEKRIEQRTTRKKETA, encoded by the coding sequence ATGAAAAAGGTCTATGCCACGGCAAGCGACGCATTGGAGGGGCTGCTGCATGACGGGATGTTCATCGCCGCCGGAGGCTTTGGCCTTTGCGGGATCCCCGAACTGCTGATCGCGGCTATCCGCGATGCGGGCACCAAGGATCTGACGGTCGCATCCAACAACTGCGGCGTCGATGACTTTGGCCTGGGGGTGCTGCTGCAAACCCGGCAGATCAGGAAGATGATCAGCAGCTATGTCGGGGAAAACGCCGAATTCATGCGCCAGTACCTGTCGGGCGAACTGGAACTGGAGTTTAATCCCCAAGGCACGCTGGCCGAACGGATGCGCGCCGGCGGCTGCGGCATTCCGGGCTTTTACACCAAGACCGGCGTCGGCACCGTTATTGCCGAGGGCAAGGAGGTCAAGACCTTCGACGGCCAGGATTACATCCTGGAACGCGGCATCGTGGCGGATCTGTCCATCGTAAAGGCCTGGAAAGCCGACGACACCGGCAACCTGGTGTTCCGCAAGACCGCGCGCAACTTCAACCCGCCCGCCGCGATGTGCGGCCGCGTCTGCGTGGCCGAGGTCGAGGAGATCGTCCCGCGGGGATCGCTGGACCCCGACATGATCCACCTGCCCGGCATCTATGTCCACCGGATCGTGCAGGGCCAGCATGAGAAGCGCATCGAGCAGCGCACCACCCGCAAGAAGGAGACCGCGTGA